One segment of Pleuronectes platessa chromosome 21, fPlePla1.1, whole genome shotgun sequence DNA contains the following:
- the LOC128426712 gene encoding ORM1-like protein 3, whose protein sequence is MNVGTAHSEVNPNTRVMNSRGMWLSYILGIGLLHIILLSIPFASVPVVWTLTNLIHNVCMYLLLHTVKGTPFETPDQGKARLLTHWEQMDYGVQFTASRKFLTITPIVLYILTSFYTKYDRVHFVVNTVSLLTVLIPKLPQLHGVRIFGINKY, encoded by the exons ATGAACGTGGGCACGGCGCACAGCGAGGTGAACCCCAACACCCGGGTGATGAACAGCAGGGGCATGTGGCTGTCCTACATCCTGGGCATCGGCCtcctgcacatcatcctgctcagCATCCCCTTCGCCAGCGTGCCCGTGGTCTGGACTCTCACCAATCTCATCCACAATGTG TGCATGTACCTGCTCCTGCACACGGTCAAGGGGACGCCCTTCGAGACCCCCGACCAGGGCAAGGCACGCCTCCTCACGCACTGGGAGCAGATGGACTACGGCGTCCAGTTTACCGCATCACGCAAGTTCCTCACCATCACACCCATTGTGCT GTATATTCTCACCAGCTTCTACACCAAATACGACCGGGTCCATTTTGTGGTCAACACCGTTTCCCTGCTCACGGTGCTCATCCCCAAGCTGCCGCAGCTCCACGGCGTGAGGATCTTTGGGATTAATAAGTACTGA